TAAATGAGCAAAATGGCAAAACTATTGTCGGACGTATTCATGAGGGTAGAGGTTTGGACGATGGCGCCCGCTTTTGGTATTACTTAACACATGGATATTTTAGCCCGCGACTTTCAATCGGATATCCGGTGACTGACAGAATTGTGTTTTACTTTAATTATGGTCATTTTTTACAATTTCCCGATAGAGATCAATATTATCGCGATCCATTTTTACCGGATAAAGATGCTTGGATAGGAAATCCATCTTTAAAACCACAACGCACTGTTGCTTATGAGGCTGGATTTGAAGATCAATTTACAGATGATATGGCATTTTCAATACATGCATTTTACAAAGATATTTTCGATTATGCCACACCCGTGAGCAGAGGTGACTATTCAATCTTTAAAAATCTAGACTATGCAAGTACACGAGGATTTGAATTGACCTTAAATCAAGCGTTTGCAGGTAATTTTTCAACCGCTGTTAGCTATTCATATCAAATTGCAAAAGGTCGTTCATCGAATCCTCTTGCCGCGATTTTCCAGAGAGAATTTCAATTACCTCGTGAAACAAGACTTGATTGGGACCAAAATCACACTGCAAATATATTCACAACATATCGGGTTGGTCCGCAAGAAGAAGGAACATTCGGTATCCCATATCTAAACAATTACGGTGTTTCCCTCACCTGGAATTTTGGCACAGGATTTCCGTATAATGGATTCAATGGTGGACGTACTACAGCCCGGAATGTTTATTTAATAAATAGCGAAACTACTCCATATACAACGACCTTAAACTTGTCGATGTACAAGGGAATACAATTGTTCAATAAAATTAATTTATTGTTAACATTTGATGTTACAAATCTCCTTGATAGAAGAAATCCGGTCAAACCGGCAATCTACAGCCTGACGAAGCAAGTTTATCGTTATGGTGATATCGATCCCGATACACCCACTGGTGGTGTTATGCTTCCTTGGTTTAAAGCAGAGAATAGATTGCTAGACCGATCGAATTTTGAAGCTCCGCGGCAGGTTATTCTTGGATTAAAGTTAAATTGGGATTAATTATCTGATAGCATGAGGAATTCATTATGAAAAAAATATTCACTTTAATATTCATCGTTCTTTTTTCTATTGGAATAACATATTCTGAGAAAAAAGATAAGAGAAGCAACAATCTCCAAAAACCAACCGTCAATTTTGCCGTAAAGGTAAAACAAGGTTTCAATATGAAAGTATGGCTCAGCAATCAGATGACGATGGGTACGCAAGCCTGGGATGGCGGTTCTGAATCAACACCGGACGGATTTGGCTTAGAATATCCTGCGGGTTCAGGAGTTGAGCATTTATATGGTGCAGGTCCAAGAATAGGCGGTATAATTGACGGCACAATTCACGTATCTGAAGGATATGAAGGATCATTACCTAAGAAAGAATTTCTTCCGGAACGAGCACATCTTCCACGTGAAAGATTTTGGCAAACGTCGATTAGAGATACGAATTGGAAGAATCCATACACTGACCGATATGAAACAATACCCAACAAGCGTGGTTGCGACGATGATAATGATGGTGCGATCGATGAAGATGATCTTGATGGTATTGATAATGACGGTGATTGGAATCCCCTAACAGATGACGTTGGTTATGACGGATTAGCAGATCCTTTTGAATTATCTTGCAATGGTAAACCATATGATCCAGAGGCAAACCCAGACCCGTTCGGAGATAATTATGACCCCGGAGTTCGAGATCGGTGTCATCCAACCGAATCTGGTGAATTTCCGTGGAAACGAAATAAAGATATCTGGACTGAAAAAAACGGGATGCCTGATCATGGCGAACCAAATGTAGATGAAGATTACGCTGCCATTTCAGAAAACGATTACTATTGTTCTGCAACAGACACATTTAGAACCCCAACAGTCGCTGGCCATTTCCCAATGTACATAAAGGTTATTCAAAAATCTTATGCTTGGGATAATAAATCTGCAGAAGGCATTCTACCATTTGATTATTATTTTATCAATCTCGGAAAATACTCTATTAAGAGGGTATACGTTGGTTTTTTTGCAGATTGTGATTTAGGACCTATAAATATTGACCGTTATTATGAAAATAATTACACGGCATATATGGAATCATTAAGGACGGCATACACACACAATCCAGTAAATCGTGGATCTACACCAATTGGATTCACAGTGCTTGCCACACCTAAACCATTGGATGAAATTGATTTTGTGTGGAATTGGGCAGACTGGGCAACCCCCGGACATATCGATCCACGAACTAACGATTCATTGATTTACACATGGATGGATGGAAGTGCGTTCCCAAATAAGATTGGTCCAAATCAATCTCCTGATCAGTTATCAGACACCCGATTTTATTTTTCATTCGGTCCTTTTGAGACACTTGAACCTGGAGATACGCTTAGGATTTCGATGGCCCTTGTTGCCGGTGATGCAGTTTCTGCCGGTCCGAATAATCTAAAAGAAAATGCCGAAGATGCAATGAAATTATATACTCGCGGATATGTAACTCCGATTGTTCCTATTTCTCCGATGCTAAAGTTAGATACTTTACCGGATCCGGCAAGGGGCATTCGTTTAACTTGGTTCCCACATCTTGATTATAGGGGAAACCCAACAGGACCATTTACGGTTTGGGATGATTCTAATAAAATTGCTCAAGGATTTCCACCAGATCATTGGCGAAGGGTAGCACCACCGTGCGGCGAGGGAAGTTCTGCCTGCAGTGGGCACAAATGTGAAGGTGATTCGTTACCGGGTGGAAGAATATTTTCAGGTTTCAGATTATATCGTAGTGAAGACATCGGTGTAAATCCACAGCAAAGCAGTTTCACTTTAATAAAAGAATATTCAATACCTGATTCTGCAAGATTATGGAGTATAGAAGAACTTGTTGCGAAATATCTCGACTCCACATTTGTTGATTCACCGCTGGTAAGAGGGAAAAAATATTGGTACTCGGTAACCGCATTCGGGTTGCCAGATATCACCATAATCCCCGTTCAACAGCCCGATAACAGTGTACGCTACGATACTTTGTATTCATCGAATAGTGAGTCTGATTTTTCGCAAAACCGTGTTTCAATAGATTTACCTTTTGCCCCATCGACCGAAAACGGGAAAGTCTTGGTGGTGCCTAACCCGTATCGTGTTAATGAAGAGTACACATATGAAAACGGCGGATGGGAGGGTGTTGCAAAATTTTGGGACGAATCTAAGAGAAAAATAAAATTAATCCATCTTCCAACAGGTGAATGGACAGTTAGAATATTTTCACTCGTCGGTGATTTAATAACAACAATAAAAAATACTCAAGCATCTGGCTACACAAGAGGTGATCAGTATATTGAAGAGTACCGTCCCGATCGTGGTGAAATTAACTGGGATTTGCTTAGCGAGAGCTATAGGGCTTTAGCAAGTGGTGTCTATGTGTTCAGTGTTGAATCTTCATTCGGCACACAAATCGGTAAATTTGTTTTGATACGTTAATGAAGAATTCTAGGAGAATATTACAATGAAAACAAAATTTCGAATTCAAATATTAACCGGCTTAATATTATTTTTATCTATTGCCAGTGTTAATTTAAATGCTGGTAACCGTTCGGGAACTGTTTCTGAACAATTCTTAAAAATCTCTACAAGCGCAAGAGCTATTGGTATAGGAGGAGCTCAAGTTGCCGTAGCTGATGGAGTCTCCTCAATAGCATTTAATCCGGCGGGTATAATGTCGGTAAATGATATGAGTGTTGGAATGACATATACGGCATGGTTTGCTGATATCCAGCATAGTTTTATTGGTGTTGTCAAAAACCTTCCTGGTATTGGCGCTGTTGGAGTTAGTGTTATTATGCTTGTTACCGACGATATGATAGAAACAACAAACTCTTTTCCAGAAGGAACTGGAAGAAACTTCCGTGCTAGCGATTATGCTTTCAGCATTGCATACGCAAGGCAGGTAACAGATCAATTCCGCGTTGGTGTAAATGGTAAATATATCCGATCATATCTCTACAACGACGAAATATCGGCTTCTTCGTTCGCATTTGATATTGGAACTCTTTATCATATACCAATGCTAAAAAGTCATATTGGGGTTTCTCTCACAAATATTGGAAAAGATGTAAAATTTATTCAAGAACAATATTCCTTACCAACAGCATTACGTTTTGGTGTATTAGTGGATATTCTAAAAGAAGATAACAATCAATTGATTACCACGATGCAGATTGCCCGTCTCAATGACTCTGATGAGCAATATAATTTTGGTGCTGAATACGTCTTCAATAATTTACTGGCTCTCAGAACCGGTTGGAAGTTTGCCTACGATCATGAGAGTTTTACCGGCGGATTTGGTGTAAAAATGGATCCGATTGGTCTTAACGGTACCTTAGATTACGGATATAATTATTTTCAATATTTGCCCGGTACACATTCATTTACATTTGAATTGCAATTTTAAAAATTACAAGTTGGCTGCTTTTATCAATGGAGAAAGTAATGAAATCATTTTTAGCTAATATTTTAATCATCATACTATTAATCTCATCTATAGTTCTCTTATTTAACGGTTGTGAATTATTTACCAGACCGAATGGATCTACTGACCGTAAACCTGTCTATGGACAAGACCTGATCATATCCGAAGTTTGCACAGTACCACCCGATCGTTATTATGCGTATTCTTGGATAGAGATTATGAATCCAACAAGACGCGCAATTAATTGGATAGAAACTAGCCAGCCTGCAACCGCATTTATGGTGGGTGATAACGGGACTATCTGGAAAACAACAAACAATGGAAACTCCTGGCTACAACTTCCTACCTCAACAATAAATAATCTAAATTCTATCAGTTTTCCCGGGATAGATGTTGGTATTGTAGTGGGTGACCAGGGTAAGATTTTGAAATTATTAGTGACTGACACTTCGTCGCAAGTACAGGATATATCTGAAGCCCACAGTGTAGTAACTGGAGGAAAAAATCTGAACGATGTGGAAATGTATTGGAATAATACTACTGGTTATATCGTTGGTGATAACGGTTTGATTTTACGGACGAATGACAGAGGAAACACCTGGGCAAAGTATCAAACCACTACTGTACCGTATAATTTACGCTCAGTAACAATAAAAGGTTTCAGTTTAACATGGGCAGTTGGAGATTCCGGGACAATCTTAAAATCAACCGCGCAGAAAGTCTGGGTTCCGAAGACTCCACCCGATTTATTCCTAAAAGCGAATTTTAAATCTTGTACTTTTATAAGAGATACAGGTTGGGTTGTTGGAGAGAATGGCGCTATAGCATATACTAAAACCGCTGGCAATATCTTTTCTGAACAATTTCCTCCCGCCGGTTTAGAACATGCTAATTTTAATTATGTATTTTTTGGTGCCGGGCTAGGTGACGCACCAAACAGATATACTTATAACATTCAAGAAGGATTCATAATCGGTGATAGTGGCGTTATTTTACGAACCAAAAATTACGGAGAACTCTGGGAAAGAATTGATAGTCGGACAACTGAAAATTTACATTTTATGCATTTTGTCGATAGCTTGAGGGGATGGATTGTTGGTGCTAAAGGGACTCTTCTTATAACATTCGATGGCGGATTTGAATGGTTCCCACTGAAAATAGGAAATGCAAACTTATATGCAGGGCATTTCAGTCCCGCTCTTTTCACACTCCAGAGCGTTTATGGTCTTGAAATAAAAGGTAAGCGTAAAGAATATTATTACGACCCTGTGACGAATACTACAAATTACAACGTTTTTGTGAAAGTTGATACCGGTTATTTATATTTTAATCCGGCTCAGCTTGCAACAAGGGGAGTGGAAATAAGACCAATTAGTGCCGGAGGTTTTTGTATAATCAACAACGATTCTGTTCGGTTTGCCAATCACACGAAACTTGGCCCCGGACCCTATACGAAAATTAATGCGAGTGTAAATGTTTTCTTCGATCCTACATCTCCTGATACGATTAGAAGAGTCCTTTGGGATCTCTTGAGTGAGGGAGAAATAAGGTTAGTGAAATATGATGTTGAATATTACGATCCTCCTGGGACGAGTGATGATAGATTCACACGATTCGATAAAAAAGTAATTGATGTAGTTCGTTGGGGTAATTTCCAAATAAAAGATTCCGTTTCGTATGCCAATGAGCTTTATCAGGTATGGCCTCAAAATAGTATATATGTTTCGGTCCCTTATCCTGGTACGAATACAATGGCATGGAATATATCAGCACCCGCAATACCGGAAGGTTATTCTCTCAGTCGGTATGCTGATGATTACGGCAAAATAGAAACTGAGATTAACTCGTCTAATTCATTTTATCTTGCGGAAAAACCGTTGCCCGGATGGGTTAGCCAACGCAGTAAAAAATAAATTTTAAATGATACACTTAAGCCAGGAATAAACTTCCTGGCTTTTTTTTTGTTTAAAGTTTTAACGCAATTTGAAGAAACGAATTAGATGTGGAAGGTTATCAGTATCTTAAAACCGTGGTGCTGAAGGTGGGAGTTGAACCCACACCCGGGGTAAGCCGGACTGGATTTTGAGTCCAGCGCGTCTGCCAGTTCCGCCACTTCAGCAATTCGAAATATTATTTTTAACATATTCCGGAAAAGGTAGGTAAAATATACAAAATAACATCTAAAAAACCAATATATTCTCTCCCTTTTTTAAAATATTTGTATCTGTAGATTACGTATTTTATACTGGGAAATAGCATAAAGATTTTCAATGTTTGACTTTCATTCCGGCATTTCGTATAATATCCTTGATTTTCAATGAGTTAGAAGAATTATGTCGACATCAACAAAGTGGTTTTTAATTATTATCAGTGTCCTTTTTGCATTTGGCATTGGGGTAATGTTGCTAATATATTTTTCGCTGAAGGGAATTTCGAATTACGATGACGAAATTGTTGTAGGAAGGGGAGATAAAATTGCAGTTATCGAATTAAATGGAATTATTTTAACCTCAGAAGATATTGTCAGGCAGTTTAAAAAATTTAGTGGTGATCGTTCAATAAAAGGAATTTTATTTCGTGTTGACTCACCCGGTGGAGGTGTGGTAGCGAGTCAGGAAATGTATCAAGAAGTGAAGGCAACACGTGATAAAGGTAAACCTGTTGTTGTCTCGATGGGTTCACTTGCGGCAAGCGGTGGATATTATGTTTCTTGCCCGGCAAATAAAATTGTTGCAAATCCAGGAACTTTAACCGGTAGCATCGGTGTAATATCGCAATTCATGGAATATGATTCTCTATTGGGTAAAATAGGTGTCGGTGTCAATACGATCAAAAGTGGTAAATTCAAAGACGCGGGAAATCCATTTCGGAAAATGACCGAGGATGATAAAAAATATTTTCAAAATCTGATGGATGATGTTCACATGCAATTCATCAGCGCGGTTGAAGATGAACGAAAAATATCATACGATTCTCTCATCGCATACGCAGATGGCAGAGTGTTTACGGGTCAGCAAGCATTGAGAATGGGTTTAGTGGATACGCTTGGGACGTATGAAGATGCGATAAGGATAGTCGCGAAATTAGCAGGTATACAGGGTGAACCATCGATTGTGAAAGAACGCAAACGCGGTCTTACGTTAATCGATTATCTAGTCGGGAATAAACTTGAAGAACTGTTCGGATTAAAAGAAAAATTATTGGATCAACCAATATTGCAATACAGAATGATAGATCGATTTTAATTTATACTCATCGTTCACCGATGAGAAACAATCATAATAAAAGGAGATATACATTGACCAAAGCAGACATAGTAGATCATATCGCTTCCGGAACCGGTTTAACGAAAGTTGAAACAGAGGCTGTGGTTGATGGGTTCATTCAAACAGTTATCGAAGCGCTTAAGGATGGAAAAAATATTGAGATCCGTGGTTTTGGAAGTTTTAAAACAAAAAAAAGAAAAGGTCGAATTGCGCGCAACCCGCGTACCGGCGCTCAGGTTCAAGTTGACGAACATTTTGTACCATTCTTTAAGGTATCAAAAGAACTGAAAGGTATTGTAAACGACAATTTAAAGAAAAAGCAATTTCCAATTTCCGGTTGATATACATTTTTTAAAAGAACAACAAACACTTAACTTAAAATAAAAAGGAGCCATATGCCAAGTGGTAAGAAACGCTTGCGAAGGAAGATGTCGACACATAAGCGCAAAAAGCGCTTAAGAAAAATGAGACACAAGAAGAAAAATCGATAGTTGACCATTCTCCCCGTATCAATTTGATACGGGGAGATATTCCTTCCATTTTTTATAGAAAGATTTCCGATAATGTATCAACAGAAACAATCTACCTGTTTGTTAATCGCAATATTAATTTTAGCAGGTTTTACTTCTCTTTATTGTCAGCCAAAGACTATTACAATCCTTCACACGAACGATATGCATGCTTCTTTTCTATCGCATGAAGCGGGATGGGTACGCTCCGATCCTAAACCGATGGTTGGAGGTTTTACGGAATTGAATTATTTAATCGATAGCATACGAAGTATAAAAAATAATACTCTTGTGGTTGATGGGGGTGATGTAATGACCGGAAATCCCATTGCCGATATGGATTATAATGGTGCTCTGGGTGGTGCATTGTTTGCGATGATGAATATGATCGGATACGAAGCATGGACTATAGGCAATCATGATTTAGATATATCCCAGAGTAATCTAAAACGACTTACAGAAATTGCGAAGTTTCCAACATTAAGTGCTAACCTCGTAGATTCAGCGGGTAAATTTTCGTTCAACAATAAAGAATATATCATTGTCAATAAAAATGGTATTCGAATCGGTATAATTGGCATCATGTCTAAAAGTTTATTTGAATTGACAAATACGAATAATCTTCGCGGGATCAAAGTTCTTCCTCCAACAGAAACATTGCAAAAAGTAATCGATAAAATTGATCCGGAGACCGACCTGATTGTTGCTATAACCCATCAAGGAGTTGATGAAGATTCAATTATGGCTGCTCAGATCCATAATCTTGACGTCATCATCGGATCTCATAGTCATACGCGATTAAAAACTCTGAAACAGGTTAATGGAATTGTAATCGCACAAACCGGCGCGTACTCTGAAAACCTTGGCGAGATCGAACTTAGTGTTGAAAATGATAAAGTCGTTGCCTCGAATGGAAAATTACACACTTTGTGGCAAAGGTCGGAATATCCTCAAAATGAATTAACCACCTTCGTTAAAGAGTGGAAAGATAAAGTTGAGAAAGATTATAACATGGTTGTTGGAAAAGCGGAGGGTGATATAAAACGATCCAGAAATGGCGAAAGCACAATAGGTCATTTTATTGCTGATGCGATTCGTACTGAAACGTTGGCTGATATCGCAATCACAAACAGCAGCGGTATTAGGAAAGATATTCTGGCAGGAGATATTAGGAAAGTCGATTTATTTGAAGTAGCTCCGTTCAGAAATTATCTTTGCACTTTTCCGATGAAAGGATCAGCGGTTAAGATGCTGGTAGAAAAATACGTAAAAGGAATAAGTAATGGGAGGACATCAATCGACATTTCTGGTATTGAATGCTCATGGCAGAAGGAAAATGGATCAGTCGTCGTCAAATCGATCAAGATTAACGGAGTAGAATTAGTGGATTCTGCAGAATATCAATGCGGCACGATTGATTACGTCGTTAATCAAGCTGAGCGGTATTTAGAGTTCACACCCATTAATGTTAAAAATTCTGAAAAGCTTTTATACAACATATTAGTAAAAAAGGTTATCCAAGAAAAGACAATAAAAAGTACAACTGAAAATCGATTTAAGGAAATTCAATAGAAAGGTGAATATGAACAATAATTTTGATGTGATAATATTAATTGGTAGACCTGCGGCAGGAAAATCTGAAGTCATTGATTTTCTGAAAAAAACTCCTACAACCGAAAGATTGAATCGTTTTCATATTAATGATTTTGAAGAAATAGATGATTTTGTTTATGTCTGGGAAACATTCGAAATCGATGATATACTTTCAAAGAACGGAAAACCGCGAATATGGTCGGATGAAAAATATTGGTTTAAAGATCCGTTTATTTGGAATCTTTATATCGAAAGAGTTTCTTTAACATATCGTAAAAAATTAGCTGCCGATCAAAATTACCATCAAAAGATGACATCGATAGTAGAATTTGCCCGTGGTGGTGAAAACGGTTTTGCGGAAGCTTTTTCTTATCTGCATGAAGATTTATTGAAACGGGCGTGTATAATTTATATCAAAGTGCCGTATGAAGAATCGGTCCGAAAAAATCGACGTCGTGCGCGTCCCGGAATGGAGGATTCCATTTTATACCATTCACTCCCTGACGAAAAAATGGAATTTTACTATAAAACAAATGATTGGGAAAAATTGACTGCCGCTGATAAAGAATATATTAAGATCAAAGGAATAAATGTTCCTTATGCGGCATTCGATAATATGCCTGAGAAAACCGACGATCCTGTAAAATTAGGTAAAGAGTTGGAGCGGGTGACGACCAAATTGTGGAGTGTCTGGAAAAAATAGTATCATTCGATCCCGGCTAGGAAAATAGTCTTTAATGAAAAAGGTGAGATCATATCTCACCTTTTTCATTATGAATTGTCTATTGATGATTTTTGTTTTCGGTCGTTGTAAGTTCGATAGTTCTTTTTCGTTCAGCGAGTGATAGAAATCCGACCGATACAAAAATAAAGATTAAAGAAATCCAATCCTGTTGTTTTGGGTATTTACCTCCAAACCAAATCGCAAAAAATAAAGTGGCGATAGTTCCCGCCACTAATGAAGTCAGTCTGTTCACCAATCCCGCAAACGTAGCAGTGCGTCCTTTGAACATGAAGATAAAAACTGAGAAAAAAGCAACCATACCGTATGCGACACCTGCGAGTGTGGCAGGAAACCATAAAATATGCGGCGAAATAAATGCGCTCCTGAAAATTGTGATCTGCTCTGTCTCCGTGTGAAACCAGTCAGGTAAATTAAAAACGAATAAGGCAACTAATACAATGAGTATCGTCGCTGTAATCTGCTCGATTGCAAAAAATCCTTTATTGTCAAGTGCGACACCGGGGGCGCGTGTATTTTTATAGTAGTTCATAATGTAAATTCTAAACGAATATGCAACGATGTAGCTTACCAATATAATCACTGCTGGCAATGAGTTGACAAAATCGAAATCACCTTCACCAACCCAGAATAAATTTACCCCTGCCGCTATAAGTGCAAAGACAACAGCAATATTCTCTTCAGCGTAAACTTTTTTCTTCAAGATATTCTGTTTGATCTGGATTGCGTCTACCACTCGACTGATAACAATTACACTTGAACGCATTATGACCATTGCCACCATAACAGAAATTGGCAGTGTATACATCAATGTTGTTGTCGGAATAATGATGGCAGTGCAAACGCCAGACGGTATAATATAGAGTAATTCGTACGGCAAATTGAATGAACCCAATTTCACCGATCTGTTCGTTTTTATTTTATACCATCTTAATGTCAGTACAACAATCAGACAAATAGCGTTGCCGCCAATAGTGCTGAAAACTAAAAATTCGGTTTCCTCCATACCACCGAAACCATCACCGGTAAAATATTTAACGGTGATACCTGTGATTACATAAAAAATAAAATAAGCAACACATAGCTGTAATAACCGTGCGGTGCTTCCTTCTGATGATTTGAACATTCAGTTTTAGATGATATATTTTTAAAATGAATAACATAATAAAACATCTGTATTACAAATGCAAATCGCTTGTAAAATGCGGAAAGTATAGAGATAGTTAACCTCCAAATACTTGATTTTGATGTGCATTATTGGTAATTTAATCTTTACGAGACAAAATCGTTGAATCAGAACATTTTTGAAAGGATGAGAGATGACAAATGAAAAAAGCGGTATGGCAAAAGGATTATTGTTAGGATTCTTGATTGGTGGCGTTGTAGGAGCTATAACTGCTTTACTATATGCTCCGAAAAGTGGCAAAGAATTACGATCTGAAATCAAAAAGAAAGCTACCGACATCGCGGAAGATGCGTCGGAATATCTTAAATCCGCAAAATCAAAATCTCAAGACTTTATGAATGTTGGGAAGAGTCGGTCAGAACAAGTAGTTTCCGATGTTCGTGAAAAAGCGGAACATCTTATGGGAGATGCCGACAAGATGTTATCAGAAATACGTGAGAGAGCGGGTGGCGAAAGCGGCAAGATCAAAGCGGCGTTTAAAGCGGGTGTTGACGCATATAGAAATGAAAAAGAAAAAGATATTTAACAGAAATTGAATAATTAGTAGGGAAACCGATAATGGATACATTGCTCGTTTTAATGGAGATTATTGCACTCGGAGCTCTTACAGTATTGTGCGTTTATCTCATCACGGTATTTATACGCGTAAAAAGTATCCTCCAGATAATAGAGAGTGAAACTAAAACGGTAGCTGCAAAAGCAATTCCCGTTTTAAATAACATCGAGATTATCACAGAGAAAATAAAAAATGTTACAGAAAATATTGATGAACAGGTTGTGCTCGTTAAGAGTTCAATTAATTCAATCAAAGAAATTGCAGATAATATTGTAAATCTCGAAAGAAGAGTGCAAGAGCGTATCGAAGAACCTGTCATGGAGACGGTTGGAACGCTTGCCGCAGTCGTTACCGGTATTCGCGCATTCATAACCCGCTTACGGGCATAACTGCGCAGCCGCATTAAAAAGATAATAAGTCATAGTTCATATAACATCGAAAGACGGTATCCTCTGCCCATAGCAGCGAGAGATTGTTCCGATGGGCTGGGAGTATTGTCGTTTTCGTCAAGGAGTAATTTTTTATTATGAAAGAATATACGTCAGAGTCAATTCGCAACATCGCCTTAGTCGGGCACGGTGGTTCCGGAAAAACGTCCTTTGCCGAAGCTTGTTTGTACACTGCAGGTCATACAAATCGCCTCGGTAAAGTTGAAGAAGGAAACTCTATATCCGATTACCGTGCCGATGAAATAGAACGTCAGATTTCAATCAATTCATCCCTTCTATTCTGTGAATGGAAAGGATGTAAAATTAATTTAATTGATACACCGGGGTATACAGATTTTACAGGTGAGGTGAGAAGCGCGCTGCGCGTATCGGATACGGCAATAGTATTTTTAAAAGCGGTTGAAGGCGGGGAAGTTGGTACCGAAGTAGTATGGAAATATACAAAAGAGTTGAACAACAGTTCGATATTCATCTTAAACAAGCTTGATAATGAAAACGCGAATTACGAAAATGTTATTTCAAAGGCAAAAGAACAGTTTTCACATGATTTGATTCCGATTCAATTCCCGGTTACACAGGGATTGGCGTTCGAAGCGATAGTCGATATTCTACTGATGAAGATGTTGAAATATACTCGCGATGGAAAGGGAAAATATACCGAAACCGAAATACCTGCCGATCTCAAACCGAAAGCAGAAAAGATGCGGGAGGAATTAATTGAAAAAGTTGCCGAAGCGGATGAAAAATTGCTCGACACATATTTCAACAATGGAACTTTGAATGAAGAGGAGATTAAAAAAGGGTTACGCTTGGGAATCAAATCTCGAAAAATATTCCCCTTATTATGCGCTGCTGGAGCGCACACGATTGGTATAGCTTCAATTCTTGATTTCATTTCAGATTATTGTCCAAATCCTGCCGAGATGACTCAACCGGAAGGCAAATTAGCCGGCGGTGACGATAAGAAGGTTTCACTGAAATGCGATGCGAATGGTCAGCCGGTTATGTTCGTATTTAAAACTGTTTCAGAACCGCATGTCGGTGAATTATCTTATTTCAGAGTTTATTCCGGAACAGTAACTCCGGGTTTGGATCTTCAAAACCATCATACAAACAAA
The genomic region above belongs to Ignavibacteriales bacterium and contains:
- the sppA gene encoding signal peptide peptidase SppA — its product is MSTSTKWFLIIISVLFAFGIGVMLLIYFSLKGISNYDDEIVVGRGDKIAVIELNGIILTSEDIVRQFKKFSGDRSIKGILFRVDSPGGGVVASQEMYQEVKATRDKGKPVVVSMGSLAASGGYYVSCPANKIVANPGTLTGSIGVISQFMEYDSLLGKIGVGVNTIKSGKFKDAGNPFRKMTEDDKKYFQNLMDDVHMQFISAVEDERKISYDSLIAYADGRVFTGQQALRMGLVDTLGTYEDAIRIVAKLAGIQGEPSIVKERKRGLTLIDYLVGNKLEELFGLKEKLLDQPILQYRMIDRF
- a CDS encoding YtxH domain-containing protein; translated protein: MTNEKSGMAKGLLLGFLIGGVVGAITALLYAPKSGKELRSEIKKKATDIAEDASEYLKSAKSKSQDFMNVGKSRSEQVVSDVREKAEHLMGDADKMLSEIRERAGGESGKIKAAFKAGVDAYRNEKEKDI
- a CDS encoding bifunctional metallophosphatase/5'-nucleotidase, with amino-acid sequence MYQQKQSTCLLIAILILAGFTSLYCQPKTITILHTNDMHASFLSHEAGWVRSDPKPMVGGFTELNYLIDSIRSIKNNTLVVDGGDVMTGNPIADMDYNGALGGALFAMMNMIGYEAWTIGNHDLDISQSNLKRLTEIAKFPTLSANLVDSAGKFSFNNKEYIIVNKNGIRIGIIGIMSKSLFELTNTNNLRGIKVLPPTETLQKVIDKIDPETDLIVAITHQGVDEDSIMAAQIHNLDVIIGSHSHTRLKTLKQVNGIVIAQTGAYSENLGEIELSVENDKVVASNGKLHTLWQRSEYPQNELTTFVKEWKDKVEKDYNMVVGKAEGDIKRSRNGESTIGHFIADAIRTETLADIAITNSSGIRKDILAGDIRKVDLFEVAPFRNYLCTFPMKGSAVKMLVEKYVKGISNGRTSIDISGIECSWQKENGSVVVKSIKINGVELVDSAEYQCGTIDYVVNQAERYLEFTPINVKNSEKLLYNILVKKVIQEKTIKSTTENRFKEIQ
- a CDS encoding PorV/PorQ family protein encodes the protein MKTKFRIQILTGLILFLSIASVNLNAGNRSGTVSEQFLKISTSARAIGIGGAQVAVADGVSSIAFNPAGIMSVNDMSVGMTYTAWFADIQHSFIGVVKNLPGIGAVGVSVIMLVTDDMIETTNSFPEGTGRNFRASDYAFSIAYARQVTDQFRVGVNGKYIRSYLYNDEISASSFAFDIGTLYHIPMLKSHIGVSLTNIGKDVKFIQEQYSLPTALRFGVLVDILKEDNNQLITTMQIARLNDSDEQYNFGAEYVFNNLLALRTGWKFAYDHESFTGGFGVKMDPIGLNGTLDYGYNYFQYLPGTHSFTFELQF
- a CDS encoding integration host factor subunit beta, whose protein sequence is MRNNHNKRRYTLTKADIVDHIASGTGLTKVETEAVVDGFIQTVIEALKDGKNIEIRGFGSFKTKKRKGRIARNPRTGAQVQVDEHFVPFFKVSKELKGIVNDNLKKKQFPISG